The Pithys albifrons albifrons isolate INPA30051 chromosome 6, PitAlb_v1, whole genome shotgun sequence region ACTACAAGAACTTGGGTAACAATCGACACAAAAACAACATCGCGCTGCCACCCTGTGGCTTTAAGATGAAACTTCTGCTGCAAAGGTCGGATTAGTAGTTTATCTTAAGCTTCTAATCAAAGTGCACTTCTGGACAAGGAGCCACTGGGAGCTTTTGAAACTTCAGTGCAAATTTAAGAGCAATCGTATGTAACACAAATCAAGGTAGTACCTGGTGGTACCACGTGGattctggcagtgctgtgcaTGTTATTAACGGGACATCTGCCCCCACAGCCTATAACTGTCTTTGTcagggaaagaagaaacagaaaaacatttgtATCTTACAGAACAAATAAGAAGAAGATCGTGATTTAAACTACTACAGTTGAGTAAAACAATGTAAGAAAGTACAATTAAACAAATTCTAAAATTTAAATCCTACAATCCCAAAATGTTTAAGCAATAATAACTTCTGCAAGAGATAAGTAACATAACATCTATTGCAAGGTTTTAATGTGAATTACTACCATGAGAACTAAAAACTTGTAATAAAAGTGTAAGCTACAATAATTTGATTCCAGCTGAGGCTCTTCCcagagggaaaaaccaaaataacaaaatccCAGAATACACAACACTAGCAAACATTAAAACTTGTATTACAATGGCAGCAGTTCAAAATGCAATCAGAAGTATATTTCAATATCTGTCAAAACAAAGTATctatacaaaagaaaaataattactgtatcagccattaaaatatataatatagagCATCTGATCACTTTTACTCTATTGCAATTTTAATAATGAGAAATAGAAAGTAATTTAGAATAATTATCTTCCAATTTTCTATCCACAAGAAGTGTTTGTCTTTAAATTACATAgttcctatttatttttaaagaaacattagCATTTTCTGAAGCCTCTTGGCTACTGTTAATAGGTTAACCAATTTGCTTCACTAAAAACAATGTTCAAAGCTTTGCTACCTTCCCCCTTTTTTAATGAAGAGTGGAAGGAAGAGCACAAGGGAAATCAACATCAGGGTCCACATGGACTTGCTCAGCCTTCCCTGTCCTCATGTAAAAGCCTGCTGGAAGAAAGATGCTCTCTGGGAAGAGCCTCCCACCATCCCTCTCATTTCCTCTTTGCCAAGCTGGCACACCCAATGTTATGCTGCAAAGTTTGGCTCTACAATCTTTGTGCTGCTGTAGCAGTTTTGATTTGCACATCAGCCGAGTGCTCGTGTTGGGTGGGTTGAggttttcctccctctgcttcGGCAACCCCACAATTCCTACAATGGTTTGGGATCTAAGCTCAGTCTGAGAACTGATGAtaaaacacagagaacaaaCTTGACACACACAAAATGAACTGTGAACTGCCACACTCTGTATTAGATGGAGTTTCCCCAAGTTCTGAGGACTTCATGCCCAGGTAGTCAGAACTGTTGGAGTCCAGATGGAAGGTAAAGGCAACACAAACATGATCTGCCATGATGAAACAATATTACAATTAACCAAAAATTACAAAGGAGCAGCATATGTAAGTTTGTACATATAGAGAAGAGGTGGGAGTTTAATAACAGTTATGTTTTGCTAGGATTCAATTCTTTAATCCAGTTTAATCCTGTCAAAACCCAAAGCCATCATCAGGTAAGGAGCATGGTGAGAGAAAAATATGTGTTCCTTGCATAGTGTCTAGCATTTGCTGCTGTCTAACCAATCCACCCAGAAGCCAGTTGTGTGTTTTCTAGAATTTAATCACATACTaagcttaaaaagaaattatttcatccTGATCAGATCAGTTGACTTCCTTTTTGACATAGAACTGTGCTCTTTGAGACACATGTCACCAGTAATGACATATAGGCTTCAGAAGGTTGTTACCCATCTGTAAAATCATTACTGCAGGATATTTTCACCCATTAATATGGTGGCTCCTCAGGGGATCTCCTCTTGGAACAGCAGGCAAACTTTGATTTTTGACTCTTTCCACTGAGTAGAAGAAGAACATATGATAATAACAAAAACCATAGTATTAAACCAAATTTTCTGCTCAATTAATAAACCAGTTACTCTGGTTCTCTTATGCAGTCCTAGGGGTACCCAGTGTACAGCTCTATGACCAGTGGCAACAGACAAGGCCTTCTGAGTACCAGTTAATtggacaaagagaaaaatctttggGCCTAAACATTTACAAATAGTCCCCAATCTTACCTCCCATTGTTTATCTGAGACCTGCAGGACTAGAGCAGGAACTTTTCTGAATAGTATTGGAGCCTTTTTGTAGACACAGGCAGTTTTCACACCTTCTGAAGGCAGAGAAGCAAGTGATCTGGAAACCACGAAACCCCATTTCTTATACGTATGAGGCACCACCCCTGAGCAAGAGCTGTCCACACTGTTGTTCTGTGCtcctccttctctgctcctcccaGCCTCAAACCTTCTTCCAGCCCTCCCGcttctttcttctcccagcTCTTCACGCTACATTGGGTATCTCTCCTAATGCACAAACATCTTTCAAGCAGCTAGAGGATAACAAATAAGAACATCAAGCCATGAAATCCATGTCATTGTTTACAGAGGACAGCTTTCTCTGAAATACAGCGGTGACTAAATGAGCCAAAAAACCATATCTATCAACTACTTTGAAACACAAACCATTTGTAAACAACATGTCTCATCTCTTCCTGAGCCTGGaagcaaaacagtattttcagtctCTCACCCTCAGGAGAGAATGAGAAAAGGGAGATATATTTAAAGATTTCAGTTTGAAAGATATGCTTGACTGAAAAACACTTTAGTTCACTGCTTAAATCTTCAAATGAAACAAACCCAAGTTTCAAAACTCTTGCTTAAAACTAACATCTAAATGCAGTAAGACACAGATTCTTCCCATTCATAAAACTCAGCTTTGTGGTTTAAAATGATTGCCACAGGAGCAACATCCTTATCTGCCCTGTGTTACCTGACAGCTGGAAGCTGCACCAGAGATCTGCCACCATCCTGACTTCATCTATTACAGCTTTGAAATGACAGATAATGCTGTGGAGTTCCTGCACAGTCTGATTAGTTCTTTCACTACTAGCTCACCTGACTAAGCCTTCTTTTTTGTTATGTGGATGAAGACAAgatacattttacatttttgctCAAAATCAAGACTGGAGTAAGAACTAGTAAACTCTCCCACTTTGGCTCCAAAGCCTGAAGAATGGCCACACTCCATCTTTACTAAAGCATTTACTATTCTCAGGGTAGCTGCAGTATTCTGACGTGTAAATACCCAGAATGCTTTCAACACAATGTCACATAAAGGTGTCCCCACAAGGGAGAATTCAGGCTCTCAACTTGCATAGCAAGTTTCTTTCAatcttttcaaatataaattGCTAGGTGGAGTGGAAcaggtaaaaacaaaacatacccAAAACATACTAATCACAGCTGAGAAGACTGGGAATCATGAGCTGACTTTGCTTTGGGAATTCAGGGCAAAGAATTTGAGAGTCCATTAGCTGAGTGCCATGaggatttcttcttttctgtgaaatctgttCCTTGTATCCTACAGTCCTAAATCAGTCACTTAAGTCAGCATTTTCCCGGGGTAATGACCACTGTAGTTTTGTCTTGCTTATAGTTGGTTTTTAAGatgaaacagaggaaaaccagtAAAACTACTTTGAGAGGCTATCCAGTAGTACTTTACTTCACTCCCACAGCATAAACAACACCATATAAATTGGTCTCTGCAGTgatatgaaaggaaaataagaaatgagCCAATTTATGGAGATGTACACTTGAGTGCTTACCATTTTTCAGACCACTTCCTGAGCTATTCTTGAGTGGGTATTCAGAACaatatgaagtttatagtgtAGATGATCAACTCATACAAACAAGGTGCTTTCCAATAAAGACCTTGCAAGGAGGGTACTGGAAAATTAACTGTTGAGAAAAGTTTTCCTGCTCCAAGCCTGGTGTACTATTGCTTTTTCTATCGAAGTTACCATAGAAAGATTAAAACCATTCAAGCTGTCAGTAATCACAGCATTTGTGCTaggttaaaaaaatttaatcagAAATCATCAAAATTTGGAAAAGCCTTCAGGACAGGCTGATTTTCCAAATCAGCTCacaaagaaaatgttgaaaGTCCAGAATGAATTCACACTCACCTGAATGCACAGAAGGAGCAACTGATATATATATGATCTCACTAAAATGTGTCCTAACATGAAGAGAATAATCTGAATTCTGTATCACATCAGAAGTACCATTTAAGAGCATAGACTGGCCCCTTCTAGACAGACATATCACAActagggaaaagaagaaagccaACTCAAAATAAtctagaaaattttaaaatatgtttatttagCTACAGTATTTAAAAGTACAATATAAAGATATAAAACATAGAAATTCCATAGCTAATTCACATGCTAAAAGGATTAATTGACCAGCTGTAAGAAGACTTAATGAAATTCATGGACATTTTAGCCAGAAGGGTTATTTCATCAAGTTTCAGACTTCAAATATTGAACAACCATTGCAGAGAACTTGCTCCCCCACATCAGCAtaactagggaaaaaaaagaaagccagaaTAAACAAAGTCAGTGTGTCTGCTGTTTCTGGAACATAGCAAAAAATGTCATCCTATTCCATTATCAGCTGCACCCACAGGACTCCCACACAGCACACTCAGTATTTCTTTTATATCacagaactgttaacaatggggGCAAAACCTTAGGATTATTCCCTGGGAGTGCATTCACTTATCACTGGCCAGCATATTACATTGCTGGTGGGAAAGCAAGAGGAATTTTTGCCTCCTACAACACTTAAACAAGAAGCTAAACTAGACCTGCACTTCACACAGGCATTTTGGTTTGCACGTTTTAGTGCTGCTAAAGAGCAGGAAGAGTTTAAGTCCTTTACGTGGATGAGCTAGATTATCTGTTGGGTGCAATTTTTAGGGTATAGACagttaaaataagtttaaaaacaCGAAAGGCACTTACTCAATAGTGGAGCACAAAGAGCAGATAACTGTGttacagcagctgcagagtcTGCTGCAGTTCTGGCAGACAAACCGGTCACACTGTGTGCACACTTGCTTGACATCAGTGGTTCTTACACACGATGAGCAGGCTTTGGAAGCTCCCACGGGTGGAACTGCTTGGAAAAGATATGATAAAGAAGTGATGTACTTTACAGCAAGACAGAGAAAGCACCTGGACACCCCAGGAGGTGCGGAGTGCTCGCTCACAGCTACAGGTGGCAGCACTTTGCAGAACATGCGGGCAGGCACCTGCAAAGGGAGCGCTGCTTGGAACTTTCTTGGTTCCTTCTCTGCTCAGTGGCAAGCCACTAAGGGATTCTAAAGCAGAACGTACATGTGACAGTTCCCAAATCCATCAGCGAAGCTCAAATCTAACAATTCTTTTAAGGAAAGTCAATAAAGAACTATAGCCTCATCGCAGTCTATAGCCTCATCgtgaaggaagaggaggggcagtcACTGATCTCTTCGATGACCAGTGAAAGGATCCAAGGAAAcggcctgaagttgtgccaggggaggtttaggttggatattgggaaaagcTTCTTCACtcagagagtggtcaggcaatggaacaggctccccaaaGAAGTAGTCACGGCTCCAAGCCTGAcaaagttcaagaagcatttggacaatgctctcgggcacatggtgggattaTTGGGATGTTCTGTGCAGGACAGAAATTGGACTTAGATGATCCTTGGGTGTACTTTCCAGCTGAGGATGTCGAGCGGTTCTGTGACACCCTTGGGCCCGGCGGGCACTCACCCCTCTCCGCCGACCGCCGCCGCAGTTTCCCGTCGTGGCCGATGAGGAGCTGTCCGTTCCAGCGGGGCCCCGCGCCCTGCGCATCTCCGGGCGGCTCCGGCTGCGGCTCtgccgggcgggcggcggcgggcccCGCGCCCTCCATGCACGCCTGTGCTCCCCTGAACAGCAGCCGCCGCGTCCTCTCTGCCGGCGGGAGAGGAGAGCAGCGTTACGGGCGGCCTCTTCATCCCCGCGAGGAGCGGCCGGCGGGCACATTGCCCCGGGGGGCACATCATCCCCTCAGCGGGCACATCATCCCCTCAGCGGGCACATCATCCCTCCCGGCGGGCACAGCCCCCCGGCGGGCACATGCCCCCGGTGGGGCGGCCGTCCCGGCACTCCCCTCCCTGCGCCCCCCCGGCTCACCGAACACCTCCCGCCGATACTCCTCACCCCGCACGCCACGGCTCAGCTCCCGCAGCCCCACGCGGGTCTTCAGCTGGAGCGGGGCCGACTCCCCGAAGGGGCAGGAGCGCTTCGGCATGGCGGGACCGGCCCGCGTCCCGCCCCGCGCCGCGTCACCGccgcgccgggcccggcccgcaCATCCCCGCCCGGCGCCTTCGGGAGCCGCGGGCCGCTCGGCTCTTCCCGGAGGGAAACGACGGCCTCGTGTGCGGGGATAATGCTGCTTCCCGCTGCTCCCCAGCGTCcggcgccgcccgcccgccgtGGTAGAGGCGCCCGCCCGACCCCGTCCGCTACCACCGCCCCCAGGCGTCACCTCCGTGCGCCCCGGCCGGGGGTGGGAACCCGGCGGGACAGAGAGGAACAGGCTTTGGGTGTCAGGTTTGTGAATAAACCTCGAGTCACAGGGTTATGGGAtcttctgagctggaagggatccacaagggtaacagagtccaactcttggccctgctcaggaccatccccaagaatcacaccacgtgtctgagagcattgttcaaatgcttcttgaactctgccaggcttggtgctatgACCACTTCTCTGCAGAGGCTGTTCCAGGacccaaccactctctgggtgaaaaaccttttcctaatattcaacttgaacctcccctgacacaacttcaggccatttcctcgGATCCTGTCACTCGTCACCACAGAGGAGAGATCAGTGCCTTCCCTTCCTcatcacaaggaagttgtaactgcagtgaggtgtCCCCTCCGTCTCcgtttctccaggctgaacagatccAGTGCCTTCAGCCACTCCCCATGAAGCCTCCCCTCAAGGCCCTCCATCATCTTTGTcgccctcctttggacactctctaatatcttaatatctttcttatattatggtaccccaaactgcacacaatattcaatgGGAGGCCACtctggtgcagagcagagtgggacaatgcCCTCCTTCAACCAACTGGTGAttctttgcctgatgccccccaggacacggttggctttcctgactgccagggcacagctgactcATATTCAGTTTATtgttgaccaggacccccaggatCCCTTTCCTCATCTATCCATACGTTCAAGGTCACTCTGTCCTAGGTTCAGAATCCAGCCCTTCCCCTGGAGGTGATTATCCAGCTGCCTGCACATTGGTGATTATCCATCTGCCTACTTTGTCGAGATCTCTCTGCAAGGCCTCTCTGCCCTCGAGGAattcaacagctcctcccaatttCTTATCACCTGCAAACTTACTTAGTGTCCCCTCAAGTCCTGAGTCCAGCTCGTTTAGGAaccctttttcctcctcagttCTTTTGGCCTCgccttccctctgcaggtccTTGCAGCTTGTGGTGGGGTCACCAAGGTCTTCTTGCAGCCTAAACCCTTGCCCAGCTTCAGACTGTCTGAATGCAGTGCAACCAACAAAAATGTGCACAAGTACGAgaatttgctttttgaaaaagcTGCTAAGAAGGCTGGAGAACGCCCGTCTCTCCAGGgggctcctcagcacagccaagAGCAGGAGTAGGTTCACCCCTTGTGGGCACAGTGATTTTGGGGCACTGATGCTCAGTTTCAGCTAAATCCAGAGTACCCTGGTGTGACAGGGAGTTTATTTGCTGTTTATAGGTAAGCTCTATAGCACCCCAGGTGTGGTATCATGGGTGAAGAACCTCAGGTGCCCTTCCAAGTAGGAGTCAGTGTGGTTACTatgtatattttgaaaatacattgtTTTCCTCAGGGCAAAAAAGTTTAAAACTGATGTTGGAGTTCTGGTGCAATGTTTCGTGTGATTTGAAGAATGTAATCAGACAAGATACTTGTATTTCTTCCAGAGAGGTCTCTGAATTCAAAACTTCCCCTGCATGGACTCCAGTACTTTGGACAGAATCACAACCAAGTATAGGAGTGATTTTTCCATGAATTTACAATCTACTGAGTCCAAAGGACTTGTGATCATtcttggtttctttgttttattctggTCAAAACCAAGCCATCAAGTAAAGATGtatatttcttcctgaaaaaaaaaacccaaaccaaacacccaaaacccaaacaacagaAACCTCCCTTCAAAACAGTGACAgaatcagtatttttaaaagggttTTCTTTCATTAAGAAACTGATGAAACTTTCAGTATATGATTTCCTTACTAGCACAAGATTTAGAATGGCAATAATTTATATGAAAGTACAAAATGCAAGACATAAAATATAGATCAATGTATTGAAAATGGGCCACAACATCTAGTGGACTAACTCTGGCTTCATTCCTCAAATTCTTCCAAAACTACTGAGACACCAAGACCAGTAGTACCGAGCACAGTGTCTAACTACATctctagaatcacagaatatcctgaactggaaaggacccacaaggatcatcaagtccaactccttgGTCTGCACAGGGCAACCCAAAAAATCTcaccatatgcctgagagtgttgttcaaacacaaaaaatgaTGCTTTCACTATTTGCTGAACTGCTAGCAGTTTGCAGGTAGAACCACATTGATTTCATACAGgttaatgtgattttttttttcgtGTGGAGTTGATCAACCCAGTCTTGTGGTCTGTGGAGTGGAAGTTACAGTTGTAATTCACAGTAATTTCCAAAACTCACTTCTGAGCTCCAAAGGCTGACTCCATCCACACTTTCTTTAGCTATAAAGGTTTCTGCTTGGGCTTTTTCTGCACATACTTGCAAATGTATGTTTAAGGATGTTCAGCAAACATAAATGTTCATTAGCTTTACACTCTGATGTCCCTGAAGCTCTCTGGGGTATATGGGTGAATTGGAATGCAATCCCAGTGGGAAGGGGTCCTGTTGGGATAGAGGGCAGCAGACCACACATGTTTCATTAATATGGCATAGGATAAGTGTGGGTGGAACTCAGCTGTCTGAGAACTGGCTGGATTATAAAGAAAAACCTAAAACCACTATTCTGCTTGTGGAGTGCTCTGAAACATGGATCTCAAACATGAAGTAGATTTGAAAGAGAACAGTTCATgttgcagcagtgctgctgatgCTGTCAATAAAGGGTAAATTTCAGGGcactttcacagaatcacagaatattctgagttgaaaggaacccacgaggatcatcaagtccaactttcGTTGAGGGCTGATTACATTTGACATGTCCCACCCCTTCCCCACTGAAGGGCAGCTGCAGAGAGGCTCTATTGTAGCTCCCTAAGTCAGCCTTGGGTGGTGACATCTCTTAATTGCTTTGCAAGGCTCAACCTCAACATCTGCTATGGATCAGAGATCTCCTGTTTGTAAGCTATGAAGGCAAAATAATTGTGTATGCTCTGTACCAGCACACCTGAGAGTTCTGCACGGAAGGAGCTGGTACACCTGCCTGTCTGCTAACTTGTTACTCAACAGAATGGTGCTGagtgttttattaatttcagaGCAGTAAGCCTTAAAGAAGATCCACCAGTGATTTGGAAGTAGCAGAAAGGCTAAGATCTGACCTGGCTAGGCTTGCTGGCCTTGAGCATTCCTGAAAATTAATGctcatgttttttaaaattagtaatGCAATTCTGAATGTGAAAAAGCAACCCAATCCCAAACCACTAAAGGCAATTGTGAAATACAATGATTTCAGTTTATCCTTGAAAACCTTCCTGTGAAAACCTTCCAGAGAATAAAAATTAGAGTCTTTTTCTTGCTACCGTGCTTCTTCTGTGCCTGTGTGAACATTACAGACAAGTTGCCTCATTGGTAGCTTTGTCACTTacagcacaaagaaaaattgcatttcattttttcccaatgATTTCCATTTCCAGTAAGCAAGTTTAAGGAGCAAAATGGATTGTTGTTGTTAAGTCTGTCTTTCCTAAATTCTGTTTTAGCCAGTGCTGCAAGAAAGTCAGAGAAGGACCAGAAGGACTTTGTCCATAGTTCACCTTCATCACTTCTACATTTTAGAGTTCAGAAATTTTCTGAGCCAAAATTTCCATCCGGATCCTAAT contains the following coding sequences:
- the SIVA1 gene encoding apoptosis regulatory protein Siva isoform X1; the encoded protein is MPKRSCPFGESAPLQLKTRVGLRELSRGVRGEEYRREVFERTRRLLFRGAQACMEGAGPAAARPAEPQPEPPGDAQGAGPRWNGQLLIGHDGKLRRRSAERAVPPVGASKACSSCVRTTDVKQVCTQCDRFVCQNCSRLCSCCNTVICSLCSTIDYADVGEQVLCNGCSIFEV
- the SIVA1 gene encoding apoptosis regulatory protein Siva isoform X3 — encoded protein: MPKRSCPFGESAPLQLKTRVGLRELSRGVRERTRRLLFRGAQACMEGAGPAAARPAEPQPEPPGDAQGAGPRWNGQLLIGHDGKLRRRSAERAVPPVGASKACSSCVRTTDVKQVCTQCDRFVCQNCSRLCSCCNTVICSLCSTIDYADVGEQVLCNGCSIFEV
- the SIVA1 gene encoding apoptosis regulatory protein Siva isoform X2, whose translation is MPKRSCPFGESAPLQLKTRVGLRELSRGVRGEEYRREVFERTRRLLFRGAQACMEGAGPAAARPAEPQPEPPGDAQGAGPRWNGQLLIGHDGKLRRRSAERVPPVGASKACSSCVRTTDVKQVCTQCDRFVCQNCSRLCSCCNTVICSLCSTIDYADVGEQVLCNGCSIFEV